In a genomic window of Phragmites australis chromosome 14, lpPhrAust1.1, whole genome shotgun sequence:
- the LOC133891513 gene encoding NEP1-interacting protein-like 1 yields MDSVPPSSSSPALPAAADSGSCCCFDALRRACGRYAAVAARAAGWALGALFTCVFAVVGSLVGVFIGAFMGMSMECGMFRGAGVGAVSGAVFSIEAVESCIEIWRSSNSGKYSILFVLDIISSLFSGRIVWEKVSPALQRAVQSQMSLLSTPFMDNNDLFETGSTGGMSKDLISRIPKMWFGAASNCDQETDSSCCSVCLQDFGARQFVRVMPQCQHIFHVRCIDSWLLRHASCPLCRAGVHIDHIHM; encoded by the exons ATGGATTCggtgcctccttcttcctcttctccggcTTTGCCCGCAGCCGCCGACTCGGgctcctgctgctgctttgACGCGCTGAGGAGGGCGTGCGGCAGGtacgccgccgtcgccgcgcggGCGGCCGGGTGGGCGCTCGGTGCGCTGTTCACCTGCGTCTTCGCCGTTG TGGGCTCGCTGGTTGGAGTCTTCATCGGTGCCTTCATGGGGATGTCCATGGAATGCGGCATGTTCCGGGGGGCTGGCGTGGGAGCAGTCTCCGGCGCAGTCTTCTCCATTGAGGCTGTTGAATCGTGCATTGAAATTTGGAGATCCAGCAATTCAGGAAAATACAGCATTCTCTTTGTG CTGGATATCATCTCTAGCCTCTTCAGCGGAAGAATTGTGTGGGAGAAAGTTAGTCCAGCACTGCAGCGTGCAGTGCAAAGCCAG ATGAGTCTACTGAGTACACCATTCATGGACAACAATGACCTTTTTGAAACTGGAAGTACAGGCGGCATGTCAAAGGATTTGATCAGCAGGATCCCAAAGATGTGGTTCGGTGCTGCAAGCAATTGTGATCAGGAAACTGATAGCAGCTGCTGTTCAGTCTGCCTTCAGGATTTCGGAGCACGACAATTTGTAAGAGTAATGCCTCAGTGCCAGCACATATTCCATGTGCGATGCATCGACAGTTGGCTCCTCAGGCATGCTTCCTGCCCCCTATGCCGGGCTGGTGTTCATATAGATCATATACATATGTAA